The Setaria italica strain Yugu1 chromosome IX, Setaria_italica_v2.0, whole genome shotgun sequence genome has a window encoding:
- the LOC101763498 gene encoding uncharacterized protein LOC101763498: MNMKPGAVAASRSGGGTVAFSWEQEPGVSKQSPAETKKPTAGAPRTEAVSKRTLATAKKEPAPAAVVPARPHRLRVPPPPGGPGAPAVSQPGKSGGGRRSRGGVRPRDDPFLAAYLACTDNGGGNSKGAQKLLGWAGLGLGLGLRGLGLSCKTSCGAVEECVVTLARIPELDED; encoded by the coding sequence atgAACATGAAGCCGGGAGCTGTGGCGGCGTCGaggtccggcggcggcacggtggCCTTCTCGTGGGAGCAGGAGCCGGGGGTGTCGAAACAGAGCCCAGCTGAGACCAAGAAGCCCACAGCCGGGGCGCCCCGCACGGAGGCCGTCAGCAAGAGGACGCTGGCGACCGCCAAGAAGGAGCCTGCGCCCGCGGCTGTTGTACCGGCGCGCCCGCACCGGCTGCgcgtgccgccaccgccaggagGGCCGGGTGCGCCGGCCGTCTCCCAGCCAGGGaagagcggcggcggaaggaggAGCCGTGGCGGCGTCAGGCCGCGGGACGACCCGTTCCTTGCAGCCTACCTGGCCTGCACGgacaacggcggcggcaacagcAAGGGGGCACAGAAGCTGCTTGGGTGGGCGGGGCTTGGGCTTGGACTCGGGTTGCGTGGGCTCGGGCTCTCTTGCAAGACTTCGTGTGGGGCCGTGGAGGAGTGCGTCGTGACGCTTGCTAGGATCCCTGAACTCGATGAGGATTGA
- the LOC101758664 gene encoding exopolygalacturonase, with amino-acid sequence MAFTTKNAMRALFLLALVFTAQAGKAAPAASKDAKAADDSAAKGGGSCPSGSCDITKLGASGNGKTDSTKALEEAWASACGGTGKNTILIPKGDYLVGPLNFTGPCKGDVTIQVDGNLLASTDLSLYKGNWIEILRVDNLVITGKGKLDGQGSAVWSKNACAKKYDCKILPNSLVLDYVNNGEVSGITLLNSKFFHMNVFQCKDLVIKDVTVTAPGDSPNTDGIHMGDSTGISIVNTVIGVGDDCISIGPGSTKVNITGVTCGPGHGISIGSLGRYKDEKDVTDITVKDCTLKKSSNGLRIKAYEDAASVLTASKIHYENIKMEDAGNPIIIDMKYCPNKICTSSGASKVTVKDVSFKNITGTSSTPEAVSLLCSDKIPCSGVTMDNVKVEYSGTNNKTMAVCKNAKVTTTASLKELACA; translated from the coding sequence ATGGCCTTCACCACCAAAAACGCCATGAGagccctcttcctccttgcgCTAGTGTTCACTGCGCAAGCCGGaaaggcggcgccggcggcatcgaAGGACGCTAAGGCGGCGGACGATAGCGCGGCGAAGGGAGGAGGGTCGTGTCCCAGCGGGTCGTGCGACATCACCAAGCTGGGCGCGTCCGGTAATGGCAAGACGGACAGCACCAAGGCGCTAGAGGAGGCATGGGCGTCGGCATGCGGCGGCACCGGGAAGAACACGATCCTGATCCCCAAGGGCGACTACCTGGTTGGCCCGCTCAACTTCACGGGCCCGTGCAAGGGTGATGTGACCATCCAGGTGGACGGCAACCTGCTGGCGTCCACGGACCTGAGCCTGTACAAGGGCAACTGGATCGAGATCCTGCGCGTGGACAACCTGGTGATCACCGGCAAGGGCAAACTTGACGGGCAGGGCTCCGCCGTGTGGAGCAAGAATGCCTGCGCCAAGAAGTACGACTGTAAGATCCTGCCCAACTCGTTGGTGCTGGACTACGTGAACAACGGCGAGGTGTCCGGCATCACGCTGCTCAACTCCAAGTTCTTCCACATGAACGTGTTCCAGTGCAAGGACCTGGTGATCAAGGACGTGACGGTGACAGCGCCGGGTGACAGCCCCAACACGGACGGCATCCACATGGGCGACTCGACCGGGATCAGCATCGTTAACACGGtcatcggcgtcggcgacgactGCATCTCCATCGGCCCGGGGAGCACCAAGGTCAACATCACCGGCGTCACCTGCGGCCCGGGGCACGGCATCAGCATCGGCAGCCTGGGGCGGTACAAGGACGAGAAGGACGTGACAGACATCACCGTCAAGGACTGCACGCTCAAGAAGTCCAGTAACGGCCTCCGGATCAAGGCGTACGAGGACGCCGCGTCCGTGCTCACTGCCTCCAAGATCCACTACGAGAACATCAAGATGGAGGATGCTGGGAACCCCATCATCATCGACATGAAGTATTGCCCCAACAAGATCTGCACCAGCAGCGGCGCCTCCAAGGTCACCGTCAAGGACGTCTCCTTCAAGAACATCACCGgcacctcctccacccccgAGGCCGTCAGCCTGCTCTGCTCCGACAAGATCCCCTGCAGCGGCGTCACCATGGACAACGTCAAGGTCGAGTACAGCGGCACCAACAACAAGACCATGGCTGTCTGCAAGAACGCCAAGGTCACCACCACCGCATCCCTCAAGGAGCTCGCATGCGCATGA
- the LOC101763902 gene encoding growth-regulating factor 9 — MSAGFCAAGAAAMELGDVMGMQQGVAVTAPSLRESDLGLLKRAGLTQAAAAAASYPSPFLDEQKMLRFSKAAHALPSGVDFGRPNEQAFLLSRTKRPFTPSQWMELEHQALIYKYLHAKAPIPSSLLISISKSFRSSNRVSWRPLYQGYTNADSDPEPGRCRRTDGKKWRCSKEAMADHKYCERHINRNRHRSRKPVENQPKKTAKDTPAAAAAGSLPCAVSQGSLKKAKVNDSKPGTVSYWTDSLNRTMLSKEKANQQTEDNNTPLIKSTNRQPTLSLLSQLKQHNKPDKFSPAVDNASISSDTILKAWESINKHSQKSISSTQLHDAESLQSVLQNFSLAKNENMESEKNKYSDSMLVSSTFYHSAEGPRTTCLTPNMTQVQADCISSSWEMPQGGPLGEILTNSKNSNDSNKKCDSRSYGWLLNLDHAP, encoded by the exons ATGAGTGCCGGGTTTtgtgctgctggtgctgcggcCATGGAGCTCGGAGATGTGATGGGGATGCAACAAGGCGTCGCCGTCACCGCGCCATCGCTCAGGGAGAGCGACCTGGGTCTTCTCAAGCGAGCAGGCCTCACCCAGGCTGCTGCGGCCGCTGCTTCCTACCCCTCGCCCTTCCTTGACGAGCAGAAGATGCTCAGGTTCTCCAAGGCTGCTCACGCATTGCCCTCAG GCGTGGATTTTGGAAGGCCAAATGAGCAGGCTTTCCTGCTATCCAGGACCAAGAGGCCCTTTACTCCCTCGCAGTGGATGGAGCTGGAGCACCAGGCTCTGATATACAAGTATCTCCATGCAAAAGCCCCCATACCTTCCAGCCTGCTCATTTCAATCAGCAAAAGCTTCAGATCATCCAACAGAG TGAGCTGGAGACCTCTCTATCAAGGCTACACCAATGCAGACTCTGATCCAGAACCTGGAAGATGCCGTCGGACAGATGGAAAGAAATGGCGATGCTCGAAGGAGGCAATGGCTGATCACAAGTACTGTGAGCGGCACATCAACAGAAACCGTCACCGTTCAAGAAAGCCTGTGGAAAACCAACCTAAAAAGACCGCCAAGGAcacacctgctgctgctgctgctggctcatTGCCCTGTGCTGTGTCACAAGGTAGCTTGAAGAAGGCAAAAGTTAATGACTCGAAGCCAGGCACTGTCAGCTATTGGACTGATAGTTTAAACAG GACAATGTTGAGCAAAGAGAAAGCAAACCAACAAACAGAAGACAACAATACTCCACTGATAAAATCTACAAATCGACAACCcaccttgtccctgctctctCAACTGAAGCAGCATAATAAACCAGATAAGTTCAGCCCTGCAGTGGATAATGCGTCGATCTCCTCAGACACAATATTGAAAGcctgggaaagcatcaacaagcACAGCCAAAAGAGCATTTCCTCCACACAGCTGCATGATGCTGAATCCCTCCAATCAGTTCTTCAAAACTTCAGCCTGGCTAAGAATGAGAACATGGAGTCTGAGAAAAACAAATATTCTGATTCCATGCTAGTTTCATCGACTTTCTACCACTCCGCAGAAGGTCCACGGACAACCTGCCTTACACCTAACATGACACAAGTGCAGGCGGATTGCATCTCAAGTTCTTGGGAGATGCCTCAAGGTGGACCTCTGGGCGAGATCTTAACAAACTCCAAGAACAGCAACGACTCAAACAAAAAGTGTGACTCAAGGTCATATGGTTGGTTATTGAATCTTGACCACGCACCATGA
- the LOC101764310 gene encoding DUF21 domain-containing protein At2g14520, giving the protein MAVEYHCCSAPFFEHIVIIIVLVLFAGLMSGLTLGLMSLSLVDLEVLAKSGTEQDRKHAAKILPVVKNQHLLLCTLLICNAAAMEALPIFLDSLVTAWGAILISVTLILLFGEILPQSICSHYGLAIGASVAPLVRGLVWICFPVAYPISKLLDYVLGHGQTALFRRAELKTLVTLHGNEAGKGGELTHDETTIIAGALELTEKKAKDAMTPLCQTFAIDINAKLDRELMQEVLEKGHSRVPVYYEKKKNIIGLILVKNLLSVNPDDEVPIKSVTVRKIPRVFEDMPLYDILNEFQKGHSHMAVVIRKNIPNEPAEQPANDGGTFEVSIAIDDKNNEKVVKNLPPPLRRWKSYPNTQNTSNRGSKPKKWSKDQSDVLQIHEEPLPTLSEDEEAVGIITMEDVIEELLQEEIYDETDVHEEQ; this is encoded by the exons ATGGCGGTGGAGTACCACTGCTGCTCGGCGCCCTTCTTCGAGcacatcgtcatcatcatcgtgcTCGTGCTCTTCGCGGGCCTCATGTCGGGCCTCACGCTCGGCCTCATGTCCCTCAGCCTCGTCGACCTCGAGGTCCTCGCCAAGTCCGGCACCGAGCAGGACCGCAAGCACGCAG CTAAGATTTTGCCTGTTGTGAAGAATCAGCACCTTCTGCTATGCACTCTTCTGATCTGCAATGCTGCAGCCATGGAG GCTTTGCCCATATTCCTTGATAGCCTGGTGACTGCTTGGGGCGCGATTTTGATCTCAGTGACACTGATTCTGCTGTTTGGTGAG ATCTTACCGCAGTCCATTTGCTCACATTATGGGCTGGCTATTGGTGCTTCAGTTGCTCCATTAGTCCGTGGGCTTGTTTGGATCTGCTTTCCGGTTGCCTATCCTATAAGCAAG CTACTAGACTATGTGCTGGGTCATGGTCAGACAGCTCTCTTCCGTAGAGCTGAGCTAAAGACGCTTGTCACTCTGCATGGAAATGAG GCAGGTAAAGGTGGAGAGTTAACCCATGATGAAACTACTATAATTGCTGGAGCTCTTGAACTCACTGAAAAGAAAGCTAAAGATGCTATGACACCATTATGTCAAACCTTTGCAATTGATATTAATGCAAAGCTTGACAG GGAACTAATGCAAGAGGTCCTCGAGAAAGGGCATAGCAGGGTGCCAGTTTAttatgaaaagaagaaaaatattattGGATTGATATTG GTGAAGAATTTATTATCGGTTAACCCTGATGACGAGGTTCCTATCAAAAGTGTAACTGTCCGCAAAATTCCTCG CGTTTTCGAAGATATGCCCCTCTACGACATCCTAAATGAATTTCAGAAAGGCCACAGCCACATGGCAGTGGTCATAAGGAAAAACATTCCCAATGAACCAGCTGAACAGCCAGCCAATGATGGTGGAACTTTTG AGGTGTCCATTGCTATTGACGACAAGAATAACGAAAAGGTCGTGAAGAACCTTCCACCACCACTGCGAAGATGGAAGAGCTACCCTAACACTCAGAACACGTCAAATAGAGGGAGCAAGCCTAAGAAATGGTCCAAAGACCAATCAGATGTTCTGCAGATACATGAAGAGCCCCTGCCCACGTTGAGTGAAGATGAAGAGGCTGTTGGTATCATAACCATGGAGGATGTCATTGAGGAGCTTCTGCAG GAGGAGATATACGACGAGACAGACGTACATGAGGAGCAATGA